The Bacteroidia bacterium genome includes a region encoding these proteins:
- a CDS encoding 3-keto-5-aminohexanoate cleavage protein — MKKLILSAALTGAATTRAHCPYIPYTPKELGEEAKRAQDAGASIVHIHAREDNGAPSWRLEVFEEIKAEVRKRCPNIIINFSTGAIGLSKEDRMNHIGPTRPDMAAFNMGSMNYGIYSKRQKKFHWSGVFENSFDTLQYVIKVMNEAGTTPEMECFDTAHIRNAEPLRDMGLLPENACYSLVMGVMGGIPATPQNLMHQISQVPDGKFWQVIAISRKQWQLAAIACTMGGNFRVGLEDNFYLPNGEMAKSNGECVEWGVKLAKMMGREIASIEETREMLQIPFRD, encoded by the coding sequence ATGAAAAAACTCATACTATCAGCCGCCCTCACTGGCGCAGCTACTACCAGAGCCCACTGTCCCTATATTCCCTATACGCCCAAAGAACTGGGAGAAGAAGCAAAAAGAGCCCAGGATGCGGGAGCAAGCATCGTTCATATCCATGCTCGAGAAGACAATGGAGCTCCTTCCTGGAGATTAGAAGTTTTCGAAGAGATCAAAGCGGAAGTGAGGAAGCGCTGCCCCAATATCATTATCAATTTCTCGACTGGGGCTATTGGACTTTCCAAAGAGGATCGCATGAATCATATCGGCCCTACCCGACCAGATATGGCGGCTTTCAATATGGGAAGTATGAATTACGGCATTTACTCCAAACGCCAGAAGAAGTTTCACTGGAGTGGGGTTTTTGAAAATTCCTTTGACACCTTACAATACGTAATCAAAGTAATGAATGAAGCAGGCACAACTCCGGAAATGGAATGCTTCGATACCGCACATATAAGAAATGCTGAACCGCTTAGAGATATGGGGCTGCTGCCTGAAAATGCCTGCTATAGTTTGGTAATGGGCGTCATGGGAGGGATTCCAGCAACTCCACAAAATCTCATGCACCAGATCAGCCAGGTACCCGATGGAAAGTTCTGGCAGGTAATCGCTATCAGTCGCAAACAATGGCAATTGGCAGCGATAGCCTGTACAATGGGAGGCAATTTCCGGGTAGGTCTGGAAGACAATTTCTACCTCCCAAATGGAGAAATGGCGAAATCCAATGGAGAATGTGTAGAATGGGGCGTTAAACTGGCCAAAATGATGGGAAGGGAGATCGCTAGCATTGAAGAAACAAGAG
- a CDS encoding enoyl-CoA hydratase-related protein has translation MNIYTKGQVSEIAKQTFAFIEIETGDHVLTLTLDRAEKKNALHPQMVNEIAFALQYAHYQKDIWVVVIQAKGNVFCAGADLKAMAGLVEPNDSTIPKPAGTILIGELFNKVYKPTIAKITGDVYAGGFFFLAGCNIVISQDDVKFGLPEVRRGIYPFQVMAALMKVMPSRKVLDWCIRGYNLPVAEAERYGLVTQVVSADEIKTASNSVIEELKQNSPLAIRKGLEAYDHIQPSAEQHKYLLKMLQQTIMSKDGQEGLKAFREKRSPNWTGE, from the coding sequence ATGAATATATACACCAAAGGACAAGTCTCAGAAATCGCAAAACAAACCTTTGCCTTTATCGAAATCGAAACAGGGGATCATGTGCTGACCCTTACCCTGGATCGGGCTGAAAAGAAAAACGCCCTGCATCCCCAAATGGTAAATGAGATTGCTTTTGCTCTTCAATATGCTCACTATCAGAAAGATATTTGGGTGGTAGTGATTCAGGCGAAAGGCAATGTTTTTTGTGCAGGAGCAGACCTAAAGGCCATGGCAGGACTAGTCGAACCCAATGATTCGACCATCCCAAAACCGGCTGGTACCATCTTGATTGGAGAACTCTTCAATAAAGTATATAAACCCACCATTGCAAAGATTACCGGGGATGTTTATGCAGGTGGATTCTTCTTCCTGGCAGGATGTAATATTGTGATCTCACAGGACGATGTAAAGTTTGGCTTACCAGAGGTAAGAAGGGGTATTTATCCTTTTCAGGTGATGGCGGCTTTGATGAAAGTTATGCCTTCCCGCAAGGTTCTGGACTGGTGTATCAGAGGCTATAATTTGCCGGTAGCAGAAGCAGAAAGATATGGTCTTGTGACCCAGGTCGTATCAGCAGATGAAATCAAAACGGCTTCAAATAGTGTCATCGAGGAGTTAAAACAAAACAGTCCCTTGGCGATCAGAAAAGGACTCGAAGCCTACGACCACATCCAGCCCAGTGCCGAGCAACACAAATACCTCCTGAAAATGCTCCAACAAACCATCATGAGCAAAGACGGACAAGAAGGCCTCAAAGCCTTCCGCGAAAAACGCTCCCCCAACTGGACTGGCGAATAA